A part of Drosophila ananassae strain 14024-0371.13 chromosome 2R, ASM1763931v2, whole genome shotgun sequence genomic DNA contains:
- the LOC6506524 gene encoding myophilin isoform X1, whose product MSSNRAPKSGFAAEAQRKINSKYSEELAQESLEWIKAVTAEPINTSGDTDNFFEVLKDGVILCKLANALQPGSIKKINESKMAFKCMENISAFLECAKNFGVPTQETFQSVDLWERQNLNSVVICLQSLGRKASNFNKPSIGPKEADKNVRNFSEEQLRAGQNVISLQYGSNKGATQSGINFGNTRHM is encoded by the exons ATGTCGTCCAACCGAGCTCCCAAGTCTGGTTTCGCTGCCGAGGCTCAGCGCAAA ATTAACTCAAAGTACAGCGAGGAGCTGGCTCAGGAATCCCTGGAGTGGATCAAGGCTGTCACCGCTGAGCCGATCAACACCTCCGGCGACACCGACAACTTCTTCGAAGTGCTCAAGGATGGCGTGATCCTGTGCAAGCTGGCCAACGCCCTGCAGCCCGGCTCCATCAAGAAGATCAACGAGAGCAAGATGGCCTTCAAGTGCATGGAGAACATCTCTGCCTTCCTCGAGTGCGCCAAGAACTTCGGAGTGCCCACCCAGGAGACCTTCCAGAGCGTTGATCTGTGGGAGCGCCAGAACCTCAACTCGGTGGTCATCTGCCTGCAGTCCCTGGGTCGCAAG gcCTCGAACTTCAACAAGCCATCGATCGGGCCCAAGGAGGCCGACAAGAACGTGCGAAATTTCAGCGAGGAGCAGCTGCGCGCCGGCCAGAATGTGATCTCCCTGCAGTACGGATCCAACAAGGGCGCCACCCAGTCCGGCATCAACTTCGGCAACACCCGACACATGTAG
- the LOC6506524 gene encoding myophilin isoform X2, which produces MYQSKINSKYSEELAQESLEWIKAVTAEPINTSGDTDNFFEVLKDGVILCKLANALQPGSIKKINESKMAFKCMENISAFLECAKNFGVPTQETFQSVDLWERQNLNSVVICLQSLGRKASNFNKPSIGPKEADKNVRNFSEEQLRAGQNVISLQYGSNKGATQSGINFGNTRHM; this is translated from the exons ATGTACCAGTCCAAG ATTAACTCAAAGTACAGCGAGGAGCTGGCTCAGGAATCCCTGGAGTGGATCAAGGCTGTCACCGCTGAGCCGATCAACACCTCCGGCGACACCGACAACTTCTTCGAAGTGCTCAAGGATGGCGTGATCCTGTGCAAGCTGGCCAACGCCCTGCAGCCCGGCTCCATCAAGAAGATCAACGAGAGCAAGATGGCCTTCAAGTGCATGGAGAACATCTCTGCCTTCCTCGAGTGCGCCAAGAACTTCGGAGTGCCCACCCAGGAGACCTTCCAGAGCGTTGATCTGTGGGAGCGCCAGAACCTCAACTCGGTGGTCATCTGCCTGCAGTCCCTGGGTCGCAAG gcCTCGAACTTCAACAAGCCATCGATCGGGCCCAAGGAGGCCGACAAGAACGTGCGAAATTTCAGCGAGGAGCAGCTGCGCGCCGGCCAGAATGTGATCTCCCTGCAGTACGGATCCAACAAGGGCGCCACCCAGTCCGGCATCAACTTCGGCAACACCCGACACATGTAG